From a region of the Etheostoma cragini isolate CJK2018 chromosome 22, CSU_Ecrag_1.0, whole genome shotgun sequence genome:
- the LOC117937880 gene encoding gamma-crystallin M3-like, which translates to MSNSGMNMRGKIVVSEDRNFQGGSYECMSDCWDMSSHLNRCHSCRVESSCFMVYDQPDHMGNQYFMRRGEYSDYMSMMGMRDCVRSRRMIPVHRGQFRMRIYERENFGGQMHELMDNVMDHYRMSNCVSCHVMDGHWLMFDQAQDRGGMMYMRPGGYRSFREMGVSGVRFRSMRRIMDSGYYMVTLRFK; encoded by the exons ATGAGCAACAGCGGCATGAACATGAGGGGCAAGATCGTCGTCTCTGAGGACAGGAACTTCCAGGGTGGCTCCTATGAGTGCATGAGCGACTGCTGGGACATGAGCTCCCACCTGAACAGGTGCCACTCCTGCAGGGTGGAGAGCAGCTGCTTCATGGTCTATGACCAGCCCGACCACATGGGAAACCAGTACTTCATGAGGAGGGGCGAGTACTCTGACTACATGAGCATGATGGGAATGAGAGACTGCGTCAGGTCCCGCCGCATGATCCCCGTG cacagaggcCAGTTCAGGATGAGGATCTACGAGAGGGAGAACTTCGGGGGCCAGATGCACGAGCTGATGGACAACGTCATGGACCACTACCGCATGTCCAACTGCGTGTCCTGCCACGTGATGGACGGCCACTGGCTGATGTTCGATCAGGCCCAGGACAGAGGCGGGATGATGTACATGAGGCCCGGCGGGTACAGGAGCTTCAGGGAGATGGGCGTGAGCGGCGTGAGGTTCAGGAGCATGAGGCGCATCATGGACTCTGGCTACTACATGGTCACCCTGcgtttcaaataa
- the tgfbr1b gene encoding TGF-beta receptor type-1b — protein MDAIPCFMFVLLFGTRIQEQTALQCYCDRCSANSSCSTDGVCFVAIRKSFGRLTTEQRQCVHENELIPRDRPFICAPSVKQDTGIYPMCCTTDFCNKEPDLELFPVPTVKTPPLGPVALAAVIAGPVCVFCLLLVLAFYVCHSHRGLGAGGAGAHHHRVPNEEDPSMDHPFITVGTTLKDLIYDMTTSGSGSGLPLLVQRTIARTIILQESIGKGRFGEVWRGKWRGEEVAVKIFSSREERSWFREAEIYQTVMLRHENILGFIAADNKDNGTWTQLWLVSDYHEHGSLFDYLNRYTVTVEGMIKLSLSTASGLAHLHMEIVGTQGKPAIAHRDLKSKNILVKKNGTCCIADLGLAVRHDSATDTIDIAPNHRVGTKRYMAPEVLDDSINMKHFESFKRADIYAMGLVFWEIASRCSMGGIHEDYQLPYHDLVQSDPSVEEMRKVVCEQKLRPNIPNRWQSCEALRVMAKIMRECWYANSAARLTALRIKKTLSQLSQQEGIKM, from the exons ATGGATGCAATACCATGCTTTATGTTCGTCCTCCTGTTCGGGACACGGATACAAGAACAGACCG CCCTCCAGTGTTACTGTGACCGCTGCAGTGCCAACTCCAGCTGCTCCACCGATGGAGTCTGCTTTGTCGCCATCCGTAAGTCCTTCGGCCGACTGACCACTGAGCAGCGCCAGTGTGTGCACGAAAACGAACTAATCCCGCGGGACAGGCCCTTCATCTGCGCCCCGTCCGTCAAACAAGACACCGGCATTTACCCCATGTGCTGTACCACAGACTTCTGCAACAAAGAACCTGACCTGGAACTCTTTCCTG TACCCACAGTGAAGACCCCTCCTCTGGGCCCTGTGGCTCTGGCAGCGGTGATTGCCGGccccgtgtgtgtgttctgcctGCTGCTGGTCCTGGCCTTCTATGTCTGCCACAGCCACAGGGGTCTGGGGGCCGGCGGTGCAGGGGCCCACCACCACCGGGTTCCCAACGAAGAGGACCCATCCATGGACCACCCCTTCATCACCGTGGGAACAACGCTGAAGGACCTCATCTATGACATGACCACCTCGGGCTCTGGATCAG GCCTTCCGCTGCTGGTCCAGAGGACTATCGCCAGGACCATCATCCTCCAGGAGAGCATCGGGAAGGGCCGCTTTGGGGAGGTGTGGCGGGGTAAGTGGCGTGGCGAGGAGGTGGCCGTGAAGATCTTCTCCTCCCGTGAGGAGCGCTCCTGGTTCCGCGAGGCAGAGATCTACCAGACTGTGATGCTGAGACACGAGAACATTCTGGGCTTCATCGCTGCTGACAACAAAG ATAACGGCACGTGGACTCAGCTGTGGCTTGTGTCGGACTACCACGAGCACGGCTCCCTGTTTGACTATCTGAACCGCTACACAGTCACCGTGGAGGGCATGATCAAACTGTCCCTGTCCACCGCCAGCGGCCTCGCACACCTCCACATGGAGATAGTGGGGACAcaag GGAAGCCAGCCATTGCACACAGAGACCTGAAGTCCAAGAACATCCTGgtgaagaagaacgggacatgCTGCATCGCTGACCTGGGGCTGGCTGTCCGCCACGACTCAGCCACTGACACCATCGACATCGCTCCAAACCACAGAGTGGGAACCAAAAG GTATATGGCTCCGGAGGTGCTGGACGACTCGATAAACATGAAACACTTTGAGTCTTTCAAGCGAGCGGACATCTACGCCATGGGCCTGGTGTTCTGGGAGATCGCCAGCCGCTGCTCTATGGGAG GCATCCATGAGGACTACCAGCTGCCCTACCATGACCTGGTCCAGTCGGATCCATCAGTGGAGGAGATGAGGAAGGTGGTGTGCGAGCAGAAGCTTCGGCCCAACATTCCCAACCGCTGGCAGAGCTGCGAG